Proteins from a single region of Haloterrigena alkaliphila:
- a CDS encoding LVIVD repeat-containing protein has product MHRRAFLRAGGAAGVTLTLPQTTAATAVDADPEAFEPLGSVEVTGAAEAVVGDDGETAYLATTAGFATVDIRDPSAPELLEHRYPLSVDGVSFSDIYDVKVDGDRLAVVGPANPTSAEVFHGFAIYDVSDPADPVLVGHPYETGFSIHNCAFENGILYVTHYEFDGDSLVVYDVGDGVSEIGRWSLLEHDPDWEAVDPLARTPHDVTVRDGIASLAHWDAGTYLLDVSDPAAPTYVSHVRSADLEETRDRGGRAGAYGLPGNDHYAAVDDTGDLLAVGREAWSIDGESWAPDDPEPDGPGGIDLYDISDPENPAELASIEAPETDDASMTGTWTTSHNFELRDGRLYSSWYQGGLAVHDVTEPAEPVELARWRETDTAAFWTARVAVPGETLVASSTGQTANLETDGGLYTFPIGFADADRDADGDGDAGRRDSIPGFTGAAGLAGGAVALEWLRRRARDA; this is encoded by the coding sequence ATGCACCGGAGAGCGTTCCTTCGCGCGGGCGGAGCCGCCGGCGTCACTCTGACCCTTCCCCAGACGACCGCGGCGACAGCAGTCGACGCCGACCCCGAGGCGTTCGAACCGCTCGGCTCCGTCGAGGTCACCGGCGCCGCCGAAGCCGTCGTCGGCGACGACGGTGAGACGGCGTATCTCGCCACCACCGCCGGCTTCGCGACCGTCGACATCCGCGATCCGTCCGCGCCGGAACTCCTCGAGCACCGGTATCCGCTCTCGGTCGACGGCGTCTCGTTCTCCGACATCTACGACGTGAAAGTCGACGGCGACCGACTGGCGGTCGTCGGCCCGGCGAATCCGACGTCCGCGGAGGTCTTCCACGGGTTCGCGATCTACGACGTCAGCGACCCGGCCGATCCCGTCCTCGTCGGCCACCCCTACGAGACGGGGTTTAGCATCCATAACTGCGCTTTCGAGAACGGGATCCTCTACGTCACCCACTACGAGTTCGACGGGGACTCCCTCGTCGTCTACGACGTCGGCGACGGCGTCTCGGAGATCGGCCGCTGGTCGCTGCTCGAGCACGACCCCGACTGGGAGGCGGTCGATCCGCTCGCTCGCACGCCCCACGACGTCACCGTCCGCGACGGGATCGCGTCCCTGGCCCACTGGGACGCCGGCACCTACCTGCTCGACGTCAGCGACCCGGCGGCGCCGACGTACGTCTCGCACGTCCGCAGCGCCGACCTCGAGGAGACGCGGGACCGCGGCGGGCGGGCGGGAGCGTACGGACTGCCCGGTAACGATCACTACGCGGCGGTCGACGACACCGGCGACCTCCTCGCGGTCGGCCGGGAGGCCTGGTCGATCGACGGCGAGTCGTGGGCGCCCGACGACCCCGAGCCCGACGGGCCGGGCGGGATCGACCTCTACGACATCAGCGACCCCGAGAACCCCGCGGAACTGGCCTCGATCGAGGCTCCCGAGACCGACGACGCGTCCATGACGGGGACCTGGACGACCTCCCACAACTTCGAGTTGCGCGACGGACGCCTCTACTCCTCGTGGTACCAGGGCGGCCTCGCGGTTCACGACGTCACCGAGCCCGCCGAACCGGTGGAACTGGCCCGCTGGCGCGAGACCGACACGGCGGCCTTCTGGACGGCGCGAGTCGCCGTCCCCGGCGAGACGCTCGTCGCGAGTTCGACGGGACAGACCGCCAACCTCGAGACCGACGGCGGACTGTACACCTTCCCGATCGGGTTCGCCGACGCGGACAGGGACGCGGACGGCGACGGCGACGCCGGCCGCCGCGACTCGATCCCCGGCTTCACCGGTGCGGCCGGTCTCGCGGGCGGCGCCGTCGCCCTCGAGTGGCTGCGCCGCCGCGCTCGCGACGCGTAG
- a CDS encoding universal stress protein, translating to MAIDTILLAVGPMDTVRAEELAETVLEIADPLDATVVIGHAFTAEEYEEFREDLGFDARVEDVDPDEVARRRPPVSDLEEMFSEAGVETEIRGELGEVATKVVDMAIDVDADRMVVGGRRRSPAEKAVLGSVSQEIILQAPCPVTYFRDLDVME from the coding sequence ATGGCGATCGATACGATACTGCTTGCTGTCGGGCCGATGGATACCGTCCGCGCCGAGGAGTTGGCCGAGACCGTCCTCGAAATCGCCGACCCCCTCGACGCGACCGTCGTGATCGGACACGCCTTCACGGCCGAGGAGTACGAGGAGTTCCGCGAGGACCTCGGCTTCGACGCCCGCGTCGAGGACGTCGATCCCGACGAGGTCGCCCGTCGCCGCCCGCCAGTCAGCGACTTGGAGGAGATGTTCTCCGAGGCCGGCGTCGAGACCGAGATCCGCGGCGAACTCGGCGAGGTCGCCACCAAGGTCGTCGACATGGCCATCGACGTCGACGCCGACCGGATGGTCGTCGGCGGCCGCCGGCGCTCGCCCGCCGAGAAGGCCGTGCTGGGCTCGGTCTCCCAGGAGATCATCCTGCAGGCGCCCTGTCCGGTCACCTACTTCCGCGATCTGGACGTCATGGAATAA
- the rpsJ gene encoding 30S ribosomal protein S10, giving the protein MQQARVRLAGTSPDDLDDICDDVREIANNTGVNLSGPIPLPTKTLEVPTRKSPDGEGTATWEHWEMRVHKRLIDLDADERALRQLMRIQVPNDVSIEIVLED; this is encoded by the coding sequence ATGCAGCAGGCACGCGTTCGACTCGCGGGCACGAGTCCAGACGACCTCGACGACATCTGCGACGACGTCCGCGAGATCGCGAACAACACCGGCGTCAACCTGAGCGGTCCGATCCCGCTGCCGACGAAGACCCTCGAGGTCCCGACCCGGAAGTCGCCTGACGGCGAGGGCACTGCCACGTGGGAGCACTGGGAGATGCGCGTCCACAAGCGCCTGATCGATCTGGACGCCGACGAACGCGCACTCCGCCAGCTCATGCGCATTCAGGTGCCGAACGACGTCTCGATCGAGATCGTCCTCGAGGACTGA
- a CDS encoding ROK family protein: protein MDYYAGVDLGATNVRAVVAEDDGTTIGASRRSTPRGPTGIDVTEGVLRTLREACGDAGIAPEEIVAAGIGSIGPFDLAEGAVIDPANLPDSIDRIPLTGPIEVLIDSDDVYLHNDTNAGVIGERFHADRNPDDMVYITISSGIGAGVCCDGEIMDGWDGNAGEVGHCVVDPQGRLTCGCGHDGHWEAYCSGNAIPDFARLLAEDDPTISTDLPLEGPEFTAPDVFELAGEDELADYVIDQLAHWNAIGVANVVHSFAPIVVSIGGAVALHNEELVVDPVRERVAEMVMSNVPEIRVTEFGDDVVVEGALASALTGGTGDRQRL from the coding sequence ATGGACTACTATGCGGGCGTCGATCTCGGCGCGACGAACGTCCGTGCCGTCGTCGCCGAGGACGACGGGACGACGATCGGTGCGAGCCGTCGATCCACGCCGCGTGGCCCGACGGGGATCGACGTCACGGAAGGCGTGTTGCGGACGCTTCGCGAGGCGTGTGGCGACGCCGGCATCGCTCCCGAGGAGATCGTCGCGGCCGGGATCGGTTCCATCGGCCCGTTCGACCTCGCGGAGGGGGCCGTGATCGACCCGGCGAACCTGCCGGACTCGATCGATCGGATCCCCCTGACGGGACCGATCGAGGTACTGATCGACAGCGACGACGTCTACCTCCACAACGACACCAACGCCGGGGTGATCGGCGAACGGTTCCACGCCGACCGCAACCCCGACGACATGGTCTACATCACCATCTCCTCGGGGATCGGCGCCGGGGTCTGCTGCGACGGCGAGATCATGGACGGCTGGGACGGCAACGCCGGCGAGGTCGGCCACTGCGTCGTCGACCCGCAGGGGCGGCTGACCTGTGGCTGCGGCCACGACGGCCACTGGGAGGCCTACTGCTCGGGCAACGCGATCCCCGACTTCGCCCGCCTGCTCGCCGAGGACGATCCGACGATTTCGACCGACCTGCCCCTCGAGGGACCCGAGTTCACGGCGCCAGACGTCTTCGAACTGGCCGGCGAGGACGAACTGGCCGACTACGTGATCGACCAACTCGCCCACTGGAACGCCATCGGCGTGGCGAACGTGGTCCACTCGTTCGCACCGATCGTCGTCTCCATCGGCGGCGCCGTCGCCCTCCACAACGAGGAGTTGGTCGTCGACCCCGTCCGCGAGCGCGTCGCCGAGATGGTGATGTCCAACGTCCCCGAGATCCGCGTCACCGAGTTCGGCGACGACGTCGTCGTCGAGGGCGCGCTCGCCAGCGCCCTGACCGGCGGGACGGGCGACCGGCAGCGACTCTGA
- a CDS encoding SDR family NAD(P)-dependent oxidoreductase codes for MEGPDLSDRTVLVTGSARGVGRELLLATADCGARTAVHYHTSADAAREVADQAESRGAADAMTVQADVTDPESVDGLFSAVESELGSVDVLVNNVGDFAPAHWADLEFDAWNRVLETNLNGTYLCSKRALPAMCEGEYGRIVNIGYASSEKGLVSPKNFPYFVAKAGVLMFTRMLANDTQDDPVTVNAISPYVVENSDEFPEELPRGRAASFEDLIQPLYFFLDPETEYVSGENVEVDGGWLPETV; via the coding sequence ATGGAGGGACCGGATCTCTCGGACCGGACGGTACTCGTGACGGGCAGCGCGCGCGGCGTCGGTCGCGAACTCCTGCTCGCGACGGCCGACTGCGGCGCGCGGACGGCCGTCCACTACCACACGAGCGCCGACGCGGCCCGCGAGGTGGCTGACCAGGCCGAGTCGCGCGGCGCCGCGGACGCGATGACGGTGCAGGCCGACGTCACCGACCCCGAGAGCGTCGACGGGCTCTTTTCGGCCGTCGAGTCGGAACTCGGGAGCGTCGACGTCCTCGTGAACAACGTCGGCGACTTCGCGCCCGCCCACTGGGCCGACCTCGAGTTCGACGCCTGGAATCGCGTCCTCGAGACCAACCTGAACGGCACCTACCTCTGTTCGAAGCGCGCACTGCCCGCGATGTGCGAGGGCGAGTACGGCCGGATCGTGAATATCGGCTACGCCTCGAGCGAGAAGGGGCTCGTCAGCCCGAAGAACTTCCCCTACTTCGTGGCGAAGGCCGGCGTCCTGATGTTTACCAGAATGCTCGCGAACGACACGCAGGACGATCCCGTCACCGTCAACGCGATCTCGCCGTACGTCGTCGAGAACTCCGACGAGTTCCCCGAGGAACTCCCCCGCGGCCGGGCCGCGAGCTTCGAGGACCTCATCCAGCCGCTGTACTTCTTCCTCGACCCCGAAACGGAGTACGTCAGCGGCGAGAACGTGGAGGTCGACGGCGGCTGGTTGCCCGAGACGGTTTGA
- the tuf gene encoding translation elongation factor EF-1 subunit alpha codes for MSEQHQNLAIIGHVDHGKSTLVGRLLYETGSVPEHVIEQHREEAEEKGKGGFEFAYVMDNLAEERERGVTIDIAHQEFSTDTYDFTIVDCPGHRDFVKNMITGASQADNAVLVVAADDGVAPQTQEHVFLARTLGIDELIIGVNKMDIVDYEESTFDEVVEEVNQLLNQVQFQTDDASFIPISAFEGDNIAEASDNTPWYDGVTLLEALNNLPEPEPPTDAPLRLPIQDVYTISGIGTVPVGRIETGVMNTGDDVSFQPSDVGGEVKTIEMHHEEVPKAEPGDNVGFNVRGIGKDDIRRGDVCGPADDPPSVAETFQAQVVVMQHPSVITAGYTPVFHAHTAQVACTIESIDKKMDPASGEVAEENPDFIQSGDAAVVTIRPQKPLSIEPSSEIPELGSFAIRDMGQTIAAGKVLSVNEK; via the coding sequence ATGAGCGAACAACACCAGAACCTGGCCATCATCGGCCACGTCGACCACGGGAAGAGTACGCTCGTGGGACGACTCCTCTACGAGACGGGGAGCGTACCCGAGCACGTCATCGAACAGCACCGAGAAGAGGCCGAGGAGAAGGGCAAGGGCGGCTTCGAGTTCGCCTACGTCATGGACAACCTCGCCGAAGAGCGAGAGCGCGGTGTCACCATCGACATCGCCCACCAGGAGTTCTCGACGGACACCTACGACTTCACCATCGTCGACTGTCCCGGCCACCGTGACTTCGTGAAGAACATGATCACGGGTGCCTCGCAGGCCGACAACGCCGTCCTCGTCGTCGCCGCCGACGACGGTGTCGCGCCCCAGACACAGGAGCACGTCTTCCTGGCCCGCACGCTGGGTATCGACGAGCTCATCATCGGCGTCAACAAGATGGACATCGTCGACTACGAGGAGTCGACGTTCGACGAGGTCGTCGAGGAGGTCAACCAGCTCCTCAACCAGGTCCAGTTCCAGACCGACGACGCCTCGTTCATCCCGATCTCGGCCTTCGAGGGCGACAACATCGCCGAGGCCTCCGACAACACGCCGTGGTACGACGGCGTCACCCTGCTCGAGGCCCTGAACAACCTGCCGGAGCCGGAGCCGCCGACGGACGCGCCGCTCCGACTCCCGATCCAGGACGTCTACACCATCTCCGGTATCGGTACCGTCCCCGTCGGACGTATCGAGACCGGCGTCATGAACACCGGCGACGACGTCTCCTTCCAGCCCAGCGACGTGGGCGGCGAAGTGAAGACGATCGAGATGCACCACGAAGAGGTGCCCAAGGCCGAGCCCGGTGACAACGTCGGATTCAACGTCCGCGGCATCGGCAAGGACGACATCCGCCGCGGTGACGTCTGTGGCCCAGCCGACGACCCGCCGAGCGTCGCCGAGACGTTCCAGGCTCAGGTCGTCGTCATGCAGCACCCGTCCGTGATCACGGCCGGCTACACCCCGGTCTTCCACGCACACACCGCACAGGTCGCGTGTACGATCGAATCCATCGACAAGAAGATGGACCCCGCGAGCGGCGAGGTCGCCGAGGAGAACCCCGACTTCATCCAGTCGGGCGACGCCGCTGTGGTCACCATCCGACCGCAGAAGCCCCTCAGCATCGAGCCGTCCAGCGAGATTCCCGAACTCGGGAGCTTCGCCATCCGCGACATGGGTCAGACCATCGCCGCCGGCAAGGTCCTGAGCGTCAACGAGAAATAA
- a CDS encoding amino acid-binding protein, with amino-acid sequence MTAVSDESAGEDAETDGGVRAYTVRLELVDEPGELLRALEPIANSGGNLLSIHHERGNITPRGHIPVEVDLECPPDRFDGIVDALRDAGVNVIQAGAEQYGEEINVVLVGDLVDTDLSNTLSRIEDEADAVVRDLSLAAPDGTAAVSSARARLAIDSGRTEAVLAAIRSIGSDKELTVVEPLLGGEA; translated from the coding sequence GTGACGGCAGTGAGTGACGAGTCCGCCGGCGAGGACGCCGAGACCGACGGCGGCGTCCGCGCCTACACGGTTCGCCTCGAACTCGTGGACGAACCCGGAGAGCTCCTGCGCGCGCTCGAGCCGATCGCCAACAGCGGCGGTAATCTCCTGAGCATCCACCACGAACGCGGCAACATCACGCCTCGCGGGCACATCCCCGTCGAGGTCGACCTCGAGTGTCCGCCCGACCGGTTCGACGGCATCGTCGACGCGCTCCGGGACGCCGGCGTCAACGTCATTCAGGCCGGCGCGGAGCAGTACGGCGAGGAGATCAACGTCGTGCTGGTCGGCGACCTCGTCGACACCGACCTCTCGAACACGCTCTCGCGGATCGAGGACGAGGCCGACGCCGTCGTCCGCGACCTCTCGCTGGCCGCGCCCGACGGCACCGCGGCCGTCTCGAGCGCCCGCGCGCGCCTCGCGATCGACTCCGGGCGGACCGAGGCGGTGCTGGCGGCGATCCGCTCGATCGGCTCGGACAAGGAGCTCACCGTCGTCGAACCCCTGCTCGGAGGTGAGGCCTGA
- a CDS encoding homoserine dehydrogenase, with protein sequence MRLAILGAGDVGRSVADLADEYGHEVVALADSTSAGIDPDGIDVDGALERKVGGDALGSSDPEDVFETAYDVLVEATPTTLGDAEPGFSHVERALEADRHVVLANKGPVAERYEELQALEADSAGSIRFEATVGGAIPVLSTIEDETPQAVTAVRGVLNGTANFILTRMAAEGLDYEHVLAEAQDLGVAEADPTFDVDGTDAALKFVILANVLAGGGFALEDATVEGIQSIPGSALDLASEDGRTIRLIGEATREDVRVGPRLVPENGALAVTGTRNIVQIETRHAGSLHSSGRGAGGPETATAVLSDVGRLPPL encoded by the coding sequence ATGCGACTCGCCATCCTCGGCGCCGGCGACGTCGGTCGCTCGGTCGCCGACCTCGCCGACGAGTACGGCCACGAGGTCGTCGCGCTCGCCGACTCGACGTCCGCCGGGATCGACCCCGACGGGATCGACGTCGACGGCGCGCTCGAGCGGAAGGTCGGCGGCGACGCGCTGGGCTCGAGCGACCCCGAGGACGTCTTCGAGACGGCGTACGACGTCCTCGTCGAGGCGACGCCGACGACGCTGGGCGACGCCGAACCCGGCTTCTCGCACGTCGAACGCGCGCTCGAGGCCGACCGCCACGTCGTGCTGGCCAACAAGGGCCCCGTGGCCGAACGGTACGAGGAACTGCAGGCCCTCGAGGCCGACAGCGCGGGCTCGATCCGGTTCGAAGCGACGGTCGGCGGGGCGATTCCCGTCCTCTCGACCATCGAGGACGAGACGCCACAGGCCGTCACGGCGGTCCGGGGCGTGCTCAACGGCACCGCGAACTTCATCCTCACCCGGATGGCCGCGGAGGGCCTGGACTACGAGCACGTCCTCGCGGAGGCCCAGGATCTGGGCGTGGCCGAGGCGGATCCGACCTTCGACGTCGACGGCACCGACGCCGCCCTGAAGTTCGTCATCCTCGCGAACGTGCTCGCCGGCGGCGGCTTCGCGCTCGAGGACGCCACCGTCGAGGGCATCCAGTCGATCCCCGGCAGCGCCCTGGATCTGGCGTCCGAGGACGGCCGGACGATCCGGCTCATCGGCGAGGCGACCCGCGAGGACGTCCGCGTCGGCCCGCGACTCGTCCCCGAAAACGGCGCGCTCGCGGTGACCGGCACGCGAAACATCGTCCAGATCGAGACGCGCCACGCCGGCTCCCTGCACTCGAGCGGGCGGGGTGCGGGCGGCCCCGAAACGGCGACGGCGGTCCTCTCCGACGTCGGCCGCCTTCCGCCCCTGTAG
- a CDS encoding NifU family protein, whose amino-acid sequence MTDSDAVSDADTDADGEPSLRERVENWLSREMPIIQMHGGTSAVREVNSETGEVIIELGGGCKGCSVSDVTTGNIQAELLKWPEIDDVTVRVPDAREQLGGPDQAESIMGIDRTEGGRGDWGSSNPGKDHL is encoded by the coding sequence ATGACCGATTCCGACGCGGTATCCGACGCCGATACCGACGCCGACGGGGAGCCCTCGCTTCGCGAGCGCGTCGAGAACTGGCTCAGCCGGGAGATGCCGATCATCCAGATGCACGGGGGGACCAGCGCCGTTCGCGAGGTCAACTCCGAGACCGGCGAGGTGATCATCGAACTCGGCGGCGGCTGCAAGGGGTGTTCGGTCAGCGACGTCACGACGGGCAACATCCAGGCCGAACTGCTCAAATGGCCCGAGATCGACGACGTCACCGTCCGCGTCCCGGACGCCCGCGAGCAACTCGGCGGTCCCGACCAGGCCGAGTCGATCATGGGTATCGACCGGACCGAGGGCGGCCGCGGCGACTGGGGCTCCTCGAATCCGGGGAAAGACCACCTCTAG
- a CDS encoding ATP-binding protein, which yields MAHPRFIDREDELELLRSRFERDAAELLVVYGRRRLGKSALVREAIRDREDAVYWQATEETPAAQLENFVETASETFPMLEDIKRDWEALLRALGRQDAIVVLDEFPYLVESDDALPSKFQRVWDMHLEETAATLVLVGSSISVMEEKVLSGGSPLYGRRTGTIDLPPLELGDARQFYPADDPDAIIRTWGVFGGTPYYLRALTPAATLAENVQSHVLSEHGVLHNEPEFLLRTEFGIREPQTYFTILRAIAMGRREANEIAGFAGVDSNALGSYLSKLRRLRLVERDIPVTADPNSTRKSRYRLTEPLFRFWFQYVYGQQGKLAQLGDDAYEQLVEPTVSEYMGTMFERVCQNALPSLVPKTYHGIGYWWHDRHELDVVGLASDGTLVTGECKYTTRAMDEADLADLERSADQVRWTPPGGGDVTHHYCCFCRSGFSDGLEAVAEERDDVSLFAPADIVDGW from the coding sequence ATGGCTCACCCACGGTTCATCGACCGCGAGGACGAACTCGAGCTCCTGCGATCGCGGTTCGAGCGCGACGCGGCCGAACTGCTGGTCGTCTACGGGCGGCGGCGACTCGGCAAGAGCGCCCTCGTCCGCGAGGCGATCCGGGACCGCGAGGACGCCGTCTACTGGCAGGCCACCGAGGAAACGCCGGCCGCCCAACTCGAGAACTTCGTCGAAACCGCCAGCGAGACGTTCCCGATGCTCGAGGACATCAAGCGCGACTGGGAGGCGCTGCTCCGGGCGCTCGGGCGGCAGGACGCCATCGTCGTGCTCGACGAGTTCCCGTACCTCGTCGAATCGGACGACGCGCTCCCCTCGAAGTTTCAGCGCGTCTGGGATATGCACCTCGAGGAGACGGCCGCGACGCTCGTCCTCGTCGGGTCGTCGATCAGCGTCATGGAGGAGAAGGTCCTCAGCGGCGGCAGTCCGCTGTACGGTCGGCGGACGGGGACGATCGACCTCCCGCCGCTCGAACTGGGGGACGCCCGACAATTCTACCCGGCCGACGACCCGGACGCCATCATCCGGACGTGGGGCGTCTTCGGCGGGACGCCGTACTACCTCCGGGCGCTCACCCCCGCTGCGACGCTCGCGGAGAACGTTCAGTCGCACGTCCTCTCGGAGCACGGCGTCCTCCACAACGAACCCGAGTTCTTGCTGCGGACAGAGTTCGGCATTCGGGAACCCCAGACCTACTTCACGATCCTCCGGGCGATCGCGATGGGGAGGCGCGAGGCCAACGAGATCGCCGGCTTCGCCGGCGTCGACTCGAACGCGCTCGGCTCGTACCTCTCGAAACTGCGCCGGCTTCGGCTGGTCGAGCGGGACATTCCGGTGACGGCCGATCCGAACTCGACCCGAAAGAGTCGCTACCGACTGACGGAGCCGCTGTTCCGGTTCTGGTTCCAGTACGTCTACGGGCAGCAGGGAAAACTCGCCCAGCTCGGCGACGACGCCTACGAACAGCTGGTCGAACCGACCGTTTCGGAGTACATGGGGACGATGTTCGAACGCGTTTGCCAGAACGCGCTCCCGTCGCTCGTACCCAAGACGTACCACGGGATCGGCTACTGGTGGCACGACCGTCACGAACTCGACGTCGTGGGACTCGCGAGCGACGGCACGCTCGTCACCGGGGAGTGCAAGTACACCACCCGAGCGATGGACGAGGCCGACCTCGCCGACCTCGAGCGAAGCGCCGATCAGGTCCGGTGGACGCCACCGGGCGGCGGCGACGTGACACACCACTACTGCTGTTTCTGCCGGTCCGGATTCTCGGACGGCCTGGAAGCGGTCGCGGAAGAACGGGACGACGTCTCGCTGTTCGCGCCCGCGGATATCGTCGACGGCTGGTGA
- a CDS encoding universal stress protein, with translation MELKTVLLAVGPGDADRSAKLAETVLEVATPADATVVLAHVFTRSEYDDVLTRLEFDRDLDEVDPDDVAGRHSTIRDVQAKLDEYDVDYEIRGAVGEHGPAIVDLATSVDADRVVVGGRRRSPTGKAVFGSTAQEVMLSAPCPVTFVRSDDFDD, from the coding sequence ATGGAGCTCAAAACCGTCTTGCTCGCGGTCGGACCCGGCGACGCCGATCGGAGCGCGAAACTCGCCGAAACTGTTCTCGAGGTGGCGACACCCGCCGACGCGACCGTCGTGCTCGCACACGTCTTCACCAGGAGCGAGTACGACGACGTACTCACCCGACTCGAGTTCGATCGGGACCTCGACGAAGTCGACCCCGACGACGTCGCGGGACGCCACTCGACGATCCGCGACGTGCAGGCGAAACTCGACGAGTACGACGTCGACTACGAGATCAGGGGCGCGGTCGGCGAACACGGCCCGGCGATCGTCGACCTCGCGACCAGCGTCGACGCCGACCGCGTCGTCGTCGGCGGCCGCCGGCGCTCGCCGACCGGGAAGGCGGTGTTCGGCTCGACGGCCCAGGAGGTCATGCTCTCGGCCCCGTGTCCGGTGACGTTCGTCCGGAGCGACGACTTCGACGACTGA
- a CDS encoding rhomboid family intramembrane serine protease has translation MADGSRLRSSVGRRGTGSGTDDSSSPIFELLVLFVLVFAVQQVAALLSIGLMAGLFVLAPPLTSNPWTIVTSVYAHGGVGHLVSNSLALIVFGWPVARATTRLRFHLFFLVTGAIAGVSQIVLTNAAALVLPVPGTGGVLGASGAVFALLGYLIASNRLSAGLASFVDVPGWLAALVFLGLAIAVTMATAAPGVALIAHFAGFLVGLVAGRARVLNAGSRSSRRRSTV, from the coding sequence ATGGCGGATGGTTCGCGGTTACGCTCGAGCGTCGGCAGGCGGGGGACCGGGTCGGGGACCGACGACTCGAGTAGCCCCATCTTCGAACTGCTGGTTCTGTTCGTCCTCGTCTTCGCAGTCCAGCAGGTCGCGGCGCTGCTCAGCATCGGGCTGATGGCCGGCCTGTTCGTGCTCGCGCCGCCGCTGACGAGCAACCCGTGGACGATCGTGACGAGCGTCTACGCCCACGGCGGGGTCGGTCACCTCGTATCGAACAGCCTCGCGCTGATCGTCTTCGGCTGGCCCGTCGCGCGGGCGACGACCCGACTGCGGTTTCACCTGTTCTTCCTGGTGACGGGCGCCATCGCGGGGGTGTCCCAGATCGTGCTCACCAACGCCGCCGCGTTAGTGCTCCCGGTGCCCGGGACCGGCGGCGTGCTCGGGGCCAGCGGCGCGGTCTTCGCCCTGCTTGGGTACCTGATCGCCTCGAATCGGCTGTCGGCCGGCCTGGCCTCGTTCGTCGACGTCCCCGGCTGGCTGGCGGCGCTGGTCTTCCTCGGGCTCGCGATCGCGGTCACGATGGCCACCGCCGCGCCGGGCGTCGCGCTGATCGCGCACTTCGCCGGCTTCCTGGTCGGACTAGTGGCCGGGCGCGCTCGCGTGTTGAACGCGGGGTCGCGCTCGAGTCGGCGACGGTCGACCGTGTGA